In Rhodospirillales bacterium RIFCSPLOWO2_02_FULL_58_16, a genomic segment contains:
- the hrcA gene encoding heat-inducible transcriptional repressor HrcA (Negative regulator of class I heat shock genes (grpE-dnaK-dnaJ and groELS operons). Prevents heat-shock induction of these operons): MISELNERSREVFRHIIEAFVDTGEPIGSRTLSRKLKMGLSPATIRNVMADLEDMGLLYAPHASAGRLPTEAGLRIFVDGILEVGNLTEDEQKNINSRCAGADANFEGLLGEAISALSGLSRCAGLVLAPKTDSPLRHIEFVSLSPGRALVIIITENGVVENRIIETPAGLPSSALVEATNFLSARLVGRTIGEAHDEIIKELAAHRARLDELTTRVVESGLATWAGGNKGGSLIVRGQANLLDDITATADLEHIRSLFTALETKETMIRILSMTELAEGVQIFIGADNKLFGLAGCSMIVGPYSNARQQVVGAIGVVGPTRMNYARIIPMVDYTAKLISRMLG, translated from the coding sequence ATGATTTCCGAACTTAACGAACGATCACGCGAAGTTTTCAGGCATATCATCGAAGCCTTCGTCGATACGGGAGAGCCTATCGGCTCGCGCACCTTGTCGCGAAAGCTGAAAATGGGCCTGTCCCCGGCGACCATCCGCAACGTCATGGCCGATCTGGAGGATATGGGATTGTTATACGCGCCCCACGCCTCCGCCGGGCGGCTGCCGACGGAAGCCGGGTTAAGAATATTTGTCGATGGAATTCTTGAGGTCGGCAATCTGACCGAAGATGAGCAAAAGAACATCAACAGCCGTTGCGCCGGCGCCGACGCCAATTTCGAGGGCCTGCTGGGAGAAGCCATCTCGGCGCTTTCCGGGCTGTCGCGGTGCGCCGGGCTGGTGCTGGCGCCGAAGACGGACAGCCCGCTTCGCCACATAGAGTTCGTCAGCCTTAGTCCGGGCCGGGCGCTGGTGATCATCATTACCGAAAACGGCGTGGTCGAGAACCGCATTATCGAAACGCCCGCCGGGCTGCCCTCATCGGCGCTGGTTGAAGCCACCAACTTCCTGAGCGCCCGGCTGGTCGGGCGCACCATCGGCGAGGCTCATGACGAAATCATAAAGGAACTTGCGGCTCACCGCGCCCGACTTGACGAACTGACGACCCGCGTTGTTGAATCCGGCCTCGCCACCTGGGCCGGCGGCAACAAAGGCGGCTCGCTGATCGTGCGCGGCCAGGCGAACCTGCTGGACGATATCACCGCCACCGCCGATCTTGAACATATCCGCTCCCTGTTCACCGCCCTGGAGACCAAGGAAACCATGATCAGGATTTTGTCGATGACCGAACTTGCGGAAGGGGTGCAGATTTTTATCGGCGCCGACAACAAGTTATTCGGCCTTGCCGGATGCTCGATGATCGTCGGCCCTTACAGCAACGCCCGCCAACAGGTGGTGGGCGCTATCGGAGTGGTCGGCCCGACCCGCATGAACTATGCGCGAATCATCCCCATGGTCGATTACACCGCCAAACTCATCAGTCGTATGTTAGGATAA
- a CDS encoding nucleotide exchange factor GrpE gives MAEDKNENTSEKTAKVNESPVISEAEDASESAAAAGDSANAEVAGKPEAEIAELKDKLLRAMAESENVRRRAERDRENASKFAIAGFAREMLQVNDNLRRALGSVDKDARKESDALENLVVGLELSEREIMNTFERAGIKPIDAVGKKFDPNLHEAMFEIEDGGQPAGTVVQVVETGYLLFDRPLRPARVGISKGGPKATIPGEAMEKIRPDLSAKGQSVYEKQADAQSNASGSQLNEEL, from the coding sequence ATGGCCGAAGACAAAAACGAAAACACCAGTGAGAAGACAGCAAAGGTGAATGAATCGCCGGTTATTTCCGAGGCCGAAGATGCCTCTGAAAGCGCCGCCGCCGCCGGAGATTCGGCAAATGCCGAGGTCGCCGGCAAGCCGGAAGCCGAAATTGCCGAACTCAAGGACAAGCTTCTGCGCGCCATGGCCGAGTCTGAAAATGTGCGTCGCCGCGCCGAGCGCGACAGGGAGAACGCCTCAAAATTCGCCATCGCCGGCTTTGCCCGCGAGATGCTTCAGGTAAATGACAACCTGCGCCGGGCGCTGGGAAGCGTTGATAAGGACGCCCGCAAGGAAAGCGACGCATTGGAGAATCTGGTCGTCGGCCTGGAATTATCGGAACGGGAAATTATGAACACCTTCGAGCGCGCCGGCATCAAGCCCATTGACGCCGTCGGCAAGAAATTTGACCCTAATCTGCATGAGGCCATGTTTGAGATAGAGGACGGCGGCCAGCCTGCCGGCACCGTTGTTCAGGTGGTGGAAACCGGATATCTTTTGTTTGACCGCCCGTTGCGCCCGGCTCGGGTGGGAATTTCAAAAGGCGGCCCCAAGGCGACGATCCCGGGGGAAGCTATGGAAAAAATCCGCCCCGATTTGTCGGCAAAGGGCCAGTCGGTTTACGAGAAACAAGCGGATGCTCAGTCCAATGCTTCAGGCTCGCAATTGAATGAAGAATTATAA
- a CDS encoding molecular chaperone DnaK yields the protein MSKVIGIDLGTTNSCVAVMEGRDVKVIENAEGVRTTPSIVAFTDSEERLIGQPAKRQAVTNPENTLFAIKRLIGRRYDDPFTKKDMGLVPYNIIAGENGDAWVEADGKKYSPSQISAFILQKMKETAESYLGEEVVQAVITVPAYFNDSQRQATKDAGKIAGLEVLRIINEPTAAALAYGLDKKESGIIAVFDLGGGTFDISVLEIGDGVFEVKSTNGDTFLGGEDFDKRIVDYLADEFKKDTGIDLRTDKLALQRLKEEGEKAKIELSSTKQTEVNLPFITADQNGPKHLNIKLTRAKLEALVDDLIQKTIDPCKKALKDAGLTAGEINEVILVGGMTRMPKVIEAVKEFFGREPHKGVNPDEVVAIGAAIQGGVLKGDVKDVLLLDVTPLSLGIETLGGVFTRLIDRNTTIPTRKSQVFSTAEDNQTAVTIRVFQGEREMAADNKILGQFDLIGVPPAMRGVPQIEVTFDIDANGIVNVSAKDKATGKEQQIRIQASSGLSDADIDRMVKEAEQNAAEDKKRRALVEARNHGEGMAHSTEKSLKEFGDKISDNEKQAINNAVKELREVLEKDDIEIIKSKTDALAQASMKMGEAMYKAAQEGAPGAGDAGADKGSSAKGDKDSTVVDADFEEVDPNKEKKDN from the coding sequence ATGAGTAAGGTGATCGGAATCGACCTTGGAACCACTAATTCCTGCGTCGCCGTAATGGAAGGCAGGGACGTTAAGGTCATCGAAAACGCCGAGGGCGTGAGAACAACGCCGTCCATCGTTGCCTTCACCGACTCTGAAGAACGCCTCATCGGCCAGCCCGCCAAGCGTCAGGCGGTAACCAATCCTGAAAACACCCTGTTCGCCATCAAGCGCCTGATCGGCCGGCGTTATGATGATCCGTTTACCAAAAAAGACATGGGACTGGTGCCGTACAACATCATCGCCGGCGAAAACGGCGACGCCTGGGTCGAAGCCGACGGCAAAAAGTACAGCCCCAGCCAAATCAGCGCCTTCATCCTGCAAAAGATGAAGGAAACCGCCGAGTCCTATCTCGGCGAAGAAGTTGTCCAGGCGGTAATTACCGTCCCCGCCTACTTTAATGACTCCCAGCGTCAGGCGACCAAGGACGCCGGCAAGATCGCCGGCCTGGAAGTGCTGCGCATCATCAATGAACCGACGGCGGCGGCTCTTGCCTACGGGTTGGATAAAAAAGAATCCGGCATCATCGCCGTATTCGACCTGGGGGGCGGCACTTTCGATATTTCCGTTCTCGAAATCGGCGACGGCGTTTTCGAGGTCAAATCGACCAACGGCGATACCTTCCTCGGCGGCGAGGATTTCGACAAGCGCATCGTCGATTATCTGGCCGATGAATTTAAAAAGGACACCGGCATCGATCTGCGCACCGATAAACTCGCTCTCCAGCGCCTCAAGGAAGAGGGAGAGAAAGCCAAGATCGAACTTTCAAGCACCAAGCAGACGGAAGTCAATCTGCCCTTCATCACCGCCGATCAAAACGGCCCCAAGCACCTGAATATCAAGCTTACCCGCGCCAAACTGGAAGCTCTGGTCGATGATCTTATTCAGAAAACCATCGATCCCTGCAAAAAGGCGCTGAAGGATGCCGGGCTTACCGCCGGTGAAATCAATGAAGTAATCCTGGTCGGCGGCATGACCCGCATGCCCAAAGTTATCGAAGCGGTGAAGGAATTCTTCGGCCGCGAACCGCACAAGGGAGTCAATCCCGACGAAGTGGTCGCCATCGGCGCCGCCATTCAGGGCGGAGTGTTGAAGGGCGATGTCAAGGACGTGCTGCTTCTTGATGTTACGCCGCTGTCGCTGGGCATCGAGACATTAGGCGGCGTCTTCACCCGCCTTATCGACCGCAACACCACCATCCCGACGCGCAAAAGCCAGGTCTTCTCTACCGCCGAGGACAACCAGACCGCCGTCACCATCCGTGTTTTCCAGGGTGAGCGCGAGATGGCCGCCGACAACAAGATTCTCGGCCAGTTCGACCTGATCGGCGTTCCGCCGGCGATGCGCGGCGTGCCGCAGATCGAAGTAACTTTCGACATCGACGCCAACGGCATCGTCAACGTCTCGGCCAAGGACAAGGCCACCGGCAAGGAGCAGCAGATTCGCATCCAGGCTTCAAGCGGACTGAGCGATGCCGATATCGACCGCATGGTTAAGGAGGCCGAGCAAAACGCCGCCGAAGATAAAAAGCGCCGCGCCCTGGTCGAAGCCCGCAATCATGGCGAGGGCATGGCCCATTCCACCGAGAAAAGCCTTAAGGAATTCGGCGACAAGATTTCCGATAACGAAAAGCAGGCGATTAATAACGCCGTCAAGGAATTGCGCGAAGTTCTTGAAAAAGATGATATTGAAATCATAAAGTCCAAGACCGACGCCCTGGCCCAGGCTTCGATGAAAATGGGCGAGGCCATGTACAAAGCCGCCCAGGAAGGGGCGCCCGGCGCCGGCGACGCCGGAGCCGACAAAGGATCGTCGGCAAAAGGCGACAAGGACTCAACGGTGGTCGATGCCGATTTTGAGGAAGTGGATCCGAATAAGGAAAAGAAAGACAACTAG
- a CDS encoding ribonuclease PH, with protein sequence MRPSGRAVDQLRSIVLEPDYSKYAEGSCMARFGDTHVLCTASVEPKGPPWLRNSGRGWVTAEYGMLPRATGSRTDREAARGKQSGRTQEIQRLIGRSLRAVTDLTAMNEMQIKVDCDVIQADGGTRTAAITGAYVALHRAFAKVVGLGVLKASPLTGQVAAVSCGVYKGAAVLDLDYEEDSNAEADANFVLTAVGGIVEIQGTAETAPFTKDQFIEMMSLAHKGVAELAAMQCLVLGLK encoded by the coding sequence ATGAGACCTTCGGGCCGCGCCGTTGACCAGCTTCGCTCCATCGTTCTGGAACCGGATTACAGCAAGTATGCCGAGGGGTCATGTATGGCGCGCTTCGGCGACACTCATGTGTTGTGTACGGCCAGCGTCGAGCCGAAGGGGCCGCCGTGGCTGCGCAACTCCGGGCGCGGTTGGGTCACCGCCGAGTACGGCATGTTGCCCCGCGCCACCGGCTCGCGAACCGACAGAGAGGCGGCGCGCGGCAAGCAGTCGGGACGCACCCAGGAAATTCAGCGCCTCATCGGACGATCCTTGCGCGCCGTTACCGATCTTACGGCGATGAATGAAATGCAGATCAAGGTGGACTGTGACGTTATCCAGGCCGACGGAGGCACCCGCACCGCCGCCATTACCGGGGCCTATGTGGCCCTGCACCGGGCCTTTGCCAAGGTGGTCGGTCTCGGCGTATTGAAGGCTTCGCCGCTGACCGGGCAGGTGGCGGCTGTTTCCTGCGGCGTCTACAAGGGCGCGGCGGTGCTTGATCTGGACTATGAAGAGGACAGCAACGCCGAAGCCGACGCCAATTTTGTTCTCACCGCTGTCGGCGGCATTGTCGAAATTCAGGGAACGGCGGAGACCGCGCCCTTCACCAAGGATCAATTCATCGAAATGATGTCTCTGGCCCATAAAGGCGTGGCGGAACTGGCGGCTATGCAATGCCTGGTTTTAGGGCTGAAGTAG
- a CDS encoding non-canonical purine NTP pyrophosphatase, RdgB/HAM1 family has product MARIFQGGKLVIASHNPGKVREFADLLAPFGVQVVSAADLNLPEPEESGETFVDNARIKARSAARLSGLPALADDSGLAVTALGGAPGVHSARWAGLNKDFREAMNRVQAALAGKDDRSACFVCSLALCRPDGVEETFDGVVHGHIARTPRGSGGFGYDPIFIADGCDITFAEMEPQEKHAISHRADAFSKLIKACFRE; this is encoded by the coding sequence ATGGCCCGCATTTTTCAAGGCGGAAAGCTGGTCATCGCCAGTCATAATCCCGGAAAGGTTCGCGAGTTTGCCGATCTGCTTGCTCCTTTCGGCGTTCAGGTAGTTTCGGCGGCCGACTTGAATCTGCCGGAACCGGAAGAAAGCGGAGAGACCTTCGTCGATAACGCCCGGATCAAGGCGCGAAGCGCGGCGCGGCTATCCGGACTGCCGGCCCTGGCCGATGATTCCGGCCTGGCGGTTACGGCGTTGGGCGGCGCTCCCGGCGTTCATTCGGCGCGCTGGGCGGGATTGAACAAGGACTTCCGGGAAGCGATGAACAGGGTGCAGGCCGCACTTGCCGGCAAGGATGACCGGAGCGCCTGTTTTGTCTGTTCCCTGGCGCTTTGCCGACCCGACGGCGTCGAAGAAACTTTCGACGGCGTTGTCCATGGCCATATAGCCCGGACGCCTCGGGGGAGCGGGGGCTTCGGTTATGATCCCATCTTTATTGCCGACGGCTGCGACATCACTTTCGCCGAGATGGAGCCACAGGAAAAACACGCCATCAGCCACCGCGCCGATGCGTTCAGCAAGCTGATCAAGGCTTGCTTCAGAGAGTAA